A window of Phyllobacterium sp. T1293 contains these coding sequences:
- a CDS encoding pyridoxal phosphate-dependent aminotransferase has product MLRTISGFDRIGEENAFAVLARATALASQGKDIINLGIGQPDFRTPDHIVDAAIKALKDGHHGYTPATGLLAAREAVARRTLTTTGVEVSPDNVIIVPGGKVTMFAAIMIFGEPGAEILYPDPGFPIYRSMIEFTGATPVPVPIREENAFAFSAEETLALITPKTRLLILNSPANPTGGVTPKSEIEKLVKGLEAHQHVAIMSDEIYDVMTYDGEEHCSLLTFPSIRDRLIVLNGWSKTWAMTGWRMGWSIWPDSLYDKVRKLAVNCWSCVNAPSQYAGIAAIDGPQDDVEKMCRAFDSRRRIVVDGLNSLPGISCTTPKGAFYAFPNIKDTGWPAKQLAAALLDEAGVALIGGPDFGILGEGYIRLSYANSEENILRAIERIERFLAK; this is encoded by the coding sequence ACCATCTCCGGTTTCGACCGTATCGGTGAAGAAAATGCCTTTGCTGTTCTCGCCCGTGCAACGGCTCTCGCCTCCCAAGGCAAAGACATTATCAATCTTGGGATCGGCCAACCGGATTTCAGAACACCCGATCATATCGTCGACGCGGCCATCAAGGCGCTAAAAGACGGCCACCATGGCTATACGCCCGCAACCGGACTGCTCGCTGCGCGTGAGGCTGTGGCCCGGCGCACGCTGACCACAACGGGCGTCGAAGTCTCCCCTGATAATGTCATCATCGTTCCCGGCGGTAAGGTCACGATGTTTGCCGCCATCATGATTTTTGGCGAACCCGGCGCAGAAATCCTCTACCCCGACCCCGGCTTTCCGATCTACCGCTCGATGATTGAATTCACTGGCGCAACGCCCGTTCCTGTGCCTATCCGCGAAGAGAACGCTTTTGCCTTCTCCGCCGAAGAAACGCTGGCGCTCATTACGCCCAAAACACGATTGCTGATCCTGAATTCTCCGGCTAATCCGACCGGCGGCGTTACACCGAAATCCGAGATTGAAAAGCTGGTGAAAGGCCTCGAAGCGCACCAGCATGTCGCCATCATGTCCGACGAGATTTATGACGTCATGACCTATGACGGCGAGGAACATTGCTCGCTGCTGACCTTCCCTTCCATTCGCGACCGGCTGATTGTTCTCAATGGCTGGTCGAAAACATGGGCGATGACCGGCTGGCGCATGGGCTGGTCGATCTGGCCGGATAGTCTTTATGACAAGGTGCGCAAGCTTGCGGTCAATTGCTGGTCCTGTGTCAATGCACCCAGCCAATATGCCGGTATTGCCGCCATTGATGGCCCACAGGATGATGTGGAAAAAATGTGCCGCGCTTTCGACAGCCGCCGCAGGATTGTTGTTGATGGTTTGAACAGCCTGCCGGGCATCAGTTGCACCACACCGAAGGGCGCATTCTATGCCTTCCCCAACATCAAGGACACCGGCTGGCCCGCCAAGCAGTTGGCAGCCGCATTGCTTGATGAAGCGGGTGTGGCGCTGATCGGCGGGCCGGATTTCGGCATTCTTGGCGAGGGCTATATCCGGCTTTCCTATGCCAATTCCGAGGAAAACATCCTGCGCGCCATTGAGCGTATCGAACGGTTCCTCGCGAAGTAA
- the modB gene encoding molybdate ABC transporter permease subunit has translation MIVLGEAEWAIVLLSLRVALVAILVALPFAFIIAWILARYSFWGKSLLQAVITMPLVIPPVVTGYLLLVWFGARGTIGGFLNDIFGLTFAFRWTGAALAAGVMAFPLLVRPMRLSIESLDRGLEEAARSLGAGRIVVFFTVTLPLLLPGILAGAVLGFAKALGEFGATITFVSNIPGETQTMSLAIYSLLQSPNGDIAALRLILVSVVISVVAVVASEWLQRRLSGGRS, from the coding sequence CTGATAGTGCTGGGTGAGGCAGAATGGGCCATTGTTCTTCTGTCGCTGAGGGTCGCGCTGGTCGCGATCCTCGTCGCCCTGCCATTTGCTTTCATCATTGCGTGGATTCTGGCGCGTTATTCCTTCTGGGGTAAAAGCCTCTTGCAGGCTGTCATCACCATGCCGCTGGTTATCCCGCCTGTGGTGACGGGTTATCTGCTTTTGGTGTGGTTTGGCGCACGCGGCACGATCGGCGGTTTTCTCAATGATATTTTCGGGCTGACCTTTGCCTTTCGCTGGACCGGCGCGGCGCTGGCTGCCGGTGTCATGGCCTTTCCGCTGCTCGTGCGACCGATGCGTCTTTCCATTGAGAGCCTTGATCGTGGTCTTGAAGAGGCGGCGCGTTCGCTCGGGGCAGGGCGTATTGTCGTCTTCTTCACGGTGACGCTGCCTCTGCTATTGCCGGGCATTCTGGCCGGTGCCGTGCTTGGCTTTGCCAAAGCGCTGGGTGAATTTGGCGCGACGATCACCTTCGTGTCGAATATTCCCGGTGAAACGCAGACCATGTCGCTTGCGATCTACTCCCTGCTGCAAAGCCCGAATGGTGATATAGCGGCCCTGCGGCTGATCCTCGTATCGGTGGTGATTTCCGTCGTTGCGGTTGTCGCTTCAGAATGGTTGCAGCGGCGCCTGAGCGGAGGGCGGTCATGA
- the modA gene encoding molybdate ABC transporter substrate-binding protein, producing MKKFLILGFMVLAAMAGVNGATAAEKVTVFAAASMKEVIDTAAAKFEAKTGTKVTSSFAASSALAKQIEQGAPANLFISADLDWMDYLEQRNLIDKPSRKVIAGNALVILTKKDKGDAAEILKAGRFAMGDPTNVPAGKYGKAALETLKIWDEVSKNAVFTENVRAALEFVSRGEANASIVYASDHTAAPDLVEAYRFADSTHKPILYPAALVGKEPSAEGKAFLDFLASDEGQEIIKSKGFVGAGKAG from the coding sequence ATGAAAAAATTTCTCATTCTGGGCTTTATGGTTCTGGCGGCGATGGCAGGTGTCAATGGCGCCACGGCTGCCGAAAAAGTAACGGTTTTTGCGGCGGCAAGCATGAAGGAAGTAATCGACACTGCTGCCGCCAAGTTTGAAGCCAAAACGGGCACGAAAGTGACTTCTTCCTTCGCTGCATCATCAGCGCTTGCCAAGCAGATCGAGCAGGGCGCGCCCGCCAATCTCTTCATCTCGGCTGATCTTGACTGGATGGATTATCTCGAACAGCGCAACCTGATCGATAAGCCATCGCGCAAGGTTATTGCGGGCAATGCGCTCGTCATTCTGACCAAGAAGGACAAGGGCGATGCGGCTGAAATCCTGAAAGCCGGGCGTTTTGCCATGGGCGATCCGACCAACGTTCCTGCTGGCAAATATGGCAAGGCAGCGCTGGAAACGCTGAAAATCTGGGATGAAGTCAGCAAGAACGCTGTGTTCACCGAGAATGTACGCGCTGCGCTGGAATTTGTCAGCCGTGGTGAAGCCAATGCATCCATTGTCTATGCGTCGGATCATACCGCTGCACCGGATCTGGTTGAAGCCTATCGCTTTGCCGATTCAACCCACAAGCCAATCCTTTACCCGGCTGCACTGGTTGGTAAGGAACCATCGGCTGAAGGCAAGGCCTTCCTTGATTTTCTCGCCAGTGATGAAGGCCAGGAAATCATCAAGTCGAAGGGTTTTGTCGGTGCAGGCAAGGCGGGCTGA
- the trhO gene encoding oxygen-dependent tRNA uridine(34) hydroxylase TrhO translates to MTDHSANLPFKVAALYRFARLEHYQSLQEPLARLCCGLGIKGTLLLAAEGINGTVAGSHDAIDKLVAFLEAEPAIAGMELKYSYASEMPFKRMKVRLKKEIVTMGVEDIDPLKSVGTYVPAQDWNALISDPDTIVIDTRNDYETAIGTFANAVDPQTKTFREFPQWVENHREELEGKKIAMFCTGGIRCEKATAYVKGLGFDDVFHLKGGILKYLEDVPAEESRWEGECFVFDERVSVGHGLIEGEAELCHACRNPIAPEDKMSTLFEEGVSCPKCYHERTAEDRARFAERQKQVKLAKMRGEKHHIGS, encoded by the coding sequence ATGACCGATCATTCCGCAAACTTGCCCTTCAAAGTGGCAGCACTTTATCGTTTTGCCCGTCTGGAGCACTATCAGTCGCTGCAGGAACCGCTGGCGCGGCTATGCTGTGGCTTGGGGATCAAGGGCACGCTGCTGCTGGCCGCCGAGGGTATCAACGGTACGGTGGCGGGATCGCATGATGCCATCGACAAGCTTGTCGCGTTTCTGGAAGCCGAACCTGCCATTGCGGGTATGGAGCTGAAATATTCCTATGCGAGCGAAATGCCTTTCAAGCGCATGAAGGTGCGGTTGAAAAAGGAAATCGTCACCATGGGCGTCGAGGATATTGATCCGCTGAAAAGTGTCGGCACCTATGTTCCCGCGCAGGACTGGAATGCGCTGATCTCCGATCCTGACACCATCGTCATCGATACCCGCAATGATTACGAAACGGCTATCGGTACATTTGCCAATGCGGTTGATCCGCAGACCAAGACGTTTCGCGAGTTTCCGCAATGGGTGGAAAATCACCGGGAAGAGCTGGAAGGCAAGAAGATCGCCATGTTCTGCACCGGCGGTATCCGCTGCGAAAAGGCGACAGCTTATGTCAAAGGCCTTGGCTTTGATGATGTGTTTCATCTGAAGGGTGGCATTCTCAAATATCTCGAAGATGTGCCCGCCGAGGAAAGCCGCTGGGAAGGCGAATGCTTCGTCTTTGACGAGCGCGTGTCGGTTGGTCATGGCCTCATCGAAGGCGAGGCGGAACTTTGCCATGCCTGCCGCAATCCGATTGCGCCTGAGGACAAAATGTCCACCCTGTTCGAAGAAGGCGTTTCCTGCCCGAAATGCTATCATGAGCGGACGGCGGAAGACCGCGCTCGATTTGCGGAACGGCAAAAACAGGTGAAACTCGCCAAAATGCGCGGCGAAAAGCACCATATCGGTTCCTGA
- a CDS encoding tellurite resistance TerB family protein, which produces MFDPKKILDDFLGSSIPGTGTSVRDTAGKATQMAKDNPLAAGALAAVLLGTGTGRDIAGGALKLGGLAAVAGLAYKAYQNYQSGNAPAQTAETAKAGEPELLPPPDDSSFHPATAPQGEHEFALVLVRAMIAAARADGHVDDAERARIAEKLSLSGLNSDTQEFLTQELNAPVDIDALVAAAVTDAQKVELYTASRLAIEAKTRAERGYLDLLAGRLKLPDSLIDHIEATIANVKTPTPQA; this is translated from the coding sequence ATGTTCGACCCGAAGAAGATTCTTGATGATTTTCTGGGAAGCAGTATTCCCGGGACTGGAACCTCCGTTCGAGATACGGCCGGCAAGGCTACACAAATGGCCAAGGACAATCCATTGGCCGCAGGCGCTCTGGCAGCTGTGCTTTTGGGCACCGGCACGGGGCGTGATATCGCAGGCGGCGCGCTGAAACTTGGTGGCCTCGCTGCTGTCGCCGGGCTCGCCTACAAGGCCTATCAGAATTATCAGTCAGGCAATGCACCAGCTCAAACGGCTGAAACAGCAAAGGCGGGTGAGCCGGAATTATTGCCTCCGCCGGATGATTCAAGTTTCCACCCGGCAACCGCGCCGCAGGGCGAGCATGAGTTTGCTCTCGTTCTGGTGCGGGCGATGATTGCCGCCGCCCGTGCGGATGGTCATGTGGATGATGCGGAACGTGCGCGGATCGCCGAAAAACTGTCGCTGTCAGGCCTCAACAGCGACACGCAGGAATTCCTGACCCAGGAACTCAATGCACCTGTCGATATTGATGCGCTGGTTGCCGCCGCTGTCACCGACGCACAGAAAGTTGAGCTTTATACGGCTTCGCGCCTTGCCATTGAAGCAAAGACGCGCGCCGAGCGCGGCTATCTTGATCTTCTGGCCGGGCGTCTCAAATTGCCTGATAGCCTCATCGATCACATCGAGGCGACAATCGCCAATGTGAAAACGCCAACACCGCAGGCGTAA
- the modC gene encoding molybdenum ABC transporter ATP-binding protein, whose product MSDTLFVSVSGQVGSFPVAAEFTAGGGVTALFGESGAGKTTLLKMIAGVTRPAKGCIAIRDHVLFDSASGINLPPEQRRIGYVFQDARLFPHLSVKTNLTYARWAGRRSEGLPYDRVVALLGLEHLQQRSPTTLSGGERQRVAIGRALLSNPSLLLMDEPLSSLDHNRRQEILPFLETLRDETGLPILYVSHEIDEVARLADEIVLLQAGRVTASGPAEAIFSQLGSHDDAGALVSGTVMASDDAFGLTSIDIGGHPFQIAKLGFAAATKLRLRIRARDVSIARALPDAISVRNILPARIVSITTNDGPDCDLALDIGGQMISARLTRKSASELALKQGDTVFALVKAASVDRGVLRG is encoded by the coding sequence ATGAGCGATACGCTGTTCGTTTCAGTCAGTGGGCAGGTTGGATCATTCCCTGTTGCTGCCGAGTTTACCGCAGGCGGTGGTGTCACCGCGCTGTTTGGCGAGTCAGGCGCGGGCAAGACAACGCTTCTGAAAATGATTGCCGGGGTAACGCGCCCGGCCAAGGGCTGCATCGCCATCCGGGATCATGTGCTCTTCGACAGCGCCAGCGGAATCAACCTGCCGCCGGAACAGCGGCGTATCGGTTATGTCTTTCAGGATGCGCGGCTGTTTCCGCATCTTTCTGTCAAGACGAACCTCACCTATGCGCGCTGGGCTGGACGGCGCAGCGAGGGGCTGCCCTATGACAGGGTGGTGGCGCTGCTTGGGCTGGAGCATTTGCAGCAGCGCTCGCCGACAACGCTTTCAGGCGGCGAACGTCAGCGTGTTGCCATCGGGCGGGCACTGCTCTCCAATCCGTCACTGTTGCTCATGGATGAACCACTCTCGTCGCTTGATCATAACAGGCGGCAGGAAATCCTGCCCTTCCTTGAAACCCTGCGCGATGAAACAGGTCTACCGATCCTCTATGTCAGCCATGAGATTGACGAGGTGGCGCGGCTGGCCGACGAGATCGTGCTTTTGCAGGCTGGTCGCGTGACCGCAAGCGGGCCTGCGGAAGCCATCTTCTCGCAGCTTGGCAGCCATGATGATGCGGGAGCGCTTGTTTCGGGCACTGTCATGGCAAGCGATGATGCCTTCGGATTGACGTCGATTGATATTGGCGGTCATCCGTTTCAGATCGCAAAACTCGGCTTTGCCGCCGCGACAAAACTGCGGCTGCGCATAAGGGCGCGGGATGTTTCCATTGCCCGCGCACTGCCGGATGCGATCAGCGTGCGCAACATCCTGCCCGCGCGCATTGTTTCCATCACTACCAATGACGGCCCGGATTGTGATCTCGCGCTCGACATTGGCGGCCAGATGATCAGCGCACGCCTAACGCGCAAATCCGCCAGCGAGCTTGCTCTCAAGCAGGGCGACACTGTTTTCGCCCTGGTGAAAGCCGCATCCGTCGATCGCGGTGTGCTGCGCGGTTAA